The stretch of DNA CGGGCAGGGCAGCGAGTTCGACTCGCTGCGCGAGTACGTGCCCGGGGACGACGTCCGCTCCATCGACTGGCGGGCGACGGCCCGCCGGGACTCGGTGGTGGTGCGCACCTGGCGCCCGGAGCGGGACCGGCGCATCCTCATCGTGCTGGACACCGGCCGCACCTCGGCGGGGCGGGTCGGCGACACGCCCCGGCTGGACCACGCGATGGACGCGGCGCTGCTGCTGGCCGCGCTGGCCGCGAAGGCGGGCGACCGGGTGGACCTGCTCGCCTTCGACCGCCGGGTGCGCACCCAGGTGCGCAGCACCGGCCGGGGGTCGGCGGTGCCCGCGATCGTGCAGGCGATGGCGCCGCTGGAGGCGGAGCTGGTGGAGACGGACCAGGCCGGCCTGGTCGCCTCGATCCTGTCCGGGCAGGGCCGCGCCCGCCGGCTGGTGGTGCTGCTGACCGATCTGAACGCCTCCGCGATGGAGGAGGGCCTGCTGCCGGTGCTGCCCGCGCTGACCTCCCGCCACCTGGTGATGGTCGCCGCGGTCGGGGATCCGGCGGTCACCGCGATGGCCGCGGAGCGCGGCGACGCCCCCGCGGTGCACCGCGCCGCCGCGGCCGCCCGGACGCTGGGCGACCGCCGCCGCATCACCGCCGAACTGCGCCGGCACGGCGTGGAGGTGGTCGACGCCGACCCGGAGCACATCGCCCCGGCCCTCGCCGACGCCTACATCGACCTCAAGGCCCAGGGGCGGCTGTAGCGACCGGGCGGAACGGAGGAGCGGCGGCTCCCCGGTCTTCACGCCGTGAAGGGCGGCTCACCGCTGCCCGCCGGCGCCCGAACGCCCAGTGCCGGGGCGCCCTCATCGGCTTGGAGGGCGGCGGGGCGGCTCCCGCCATCGGGCACACCGCCCCGGCCCCGCCGGCGCGCACACCGGCCTCGGAGCCCGGGGGCCGGCCGAAGCCGCCGGCCGGGACGGACTACGGCTCCCCACTCGCACCGCCCGCACGACAGAGTGTCGGTGAGCTCCCCCGGACTCCGGGGAGCGCCGGGACAACGAGGTGGCTCCGGCTCCGAAGCCCGCCGTCTCACCCTTCGCCGGCGCCCGCCTCACCCCGGCCCCTGCCGGAAACATCATCCGCCCGGCCCCCGTTCCCCGGGGGGGGCGGCCGCCCCCTGAAAGGCCGCCGTCCGGGTCCGCGGCGCCTCCGCGCCGCGGGTCGCTCGGGGCGAACCGCGATGATCTCGACGCTGCGGGGTGAGGAGGGGATCAGCCGGGCAGCACCTCCACGCTCGTCTCGTCGAAGAACTCGTCGAAGTCGCCCTGGGCCGTGTCCCACTCGGCGGTCGGGCAGGAGGTCATGACGACGAGTTCGACGTCGTCGATCCACTCGGCACCGGCGCGCAGCGTGTAGTCGACGCCGTCCTGGCCGGTGTAGGTCGCCTGCCGCGTCTCGAAGACCACCGCGGTGCCGTCCGGGGCCGAGACTTCCCGTGCCTCCCCCGCCTGCACGGACATCCCCTGGACCTCCTGCCCGGTCCGGTCCATGATCGCGTCGACGGCGTCGGCGGGGGTGAGTCCGGCCTCCGCGTCGGCCTCGGCCCCGGTGTTCTGCGACAGGGTGACCTGGCAGCCGTTCTCCCGGGTGAAGTTGTAGATGCCGTTCTCCCCCGCGGCGTCCATCTCCCAGTCGCCGAGGGCGGCGGGCATGCCCCAGGCCGCCTGGCCGCCGGCGAAGGCCCCGCCCGGCTCCGCGGACTCCTCGGAGGCCTCCTCCGCCTCCTGCTCGGGCTGCGGGGAGGAGGGCTTCCCGGCGGGCGCCTCCCCGGCCGTCCCGCCGCCCGGGCCGGGGAGGCCGGCGCATCCGGCGGTCAGCAGAGCGGCGCCGATCAGGGCCGCGAAGGCGGGCAGGGACCGGGCGGCGTTCCTTCGTCTGGTCATACCGACGATGCTGGCCGCCCGCCGGCCGCGGCACCTGAGCCCGGCTACTCAGCGGGGCATGGGGGTACGCCCCCGGAACGCCGGCCGCCCGATCCCGGCCGGAGCGGCCGCGGCGGGGCCGGAGAGCGGAACCCCGGCGCCC from Nocardiopsis composta encodes:
- a CDS encoding DUF58 domain-containing protein; the protein is MAITGRTVLAAFAGTLVVLAVGSLGAWTAWAVIGALALLVAVDLALAPSARRVSFERSGETGIRLGESAEVELVVVNPSGRRLRGVLRDAWAPSSGARPERHPLSVPAGERRRLSTVLTPVRRGDHRAAGVTVRCVGPLGLAARQATHEVPWTVRVLPPFHSRRHLPGKLARLRELDGRHSALVRGQGSEFDSLREYVPGDDVRSIDWRATARRDSVVVRTWRPERDRRILIVLDTGRTSAGRVGDTPRLDHAMDAALLLAALAAKAGDRVDLLAFDRRVRTQVRSTGRGSAVPAIVQAMAPLEAELVETDQAGLVASILSGQGRARRLVVLLTDLNASAMEEGLLPVLPALTSRHLVMVAAVGDPAVTAMAAERGDAPAVHRAAAAARTLGDRRRITAELRRHGVEVVDADPEHIAPALADAYIDLKAQGRL